The genomic stretch TGGGGAAGCCAGTGTGGAGGTGGGGGAGACCAAGTGGGAGATGGAAGGGAGGCCAAAGGAAAGATGGGGGTGGTCAGGCCCAGGGTAGGGTCTAGGAGGGAGGTGACAATCTGGGAGtcctggagagagagaggaagggacagCTGGGGAGAGACTGGAGAGGGAGAACTGATAAGATCTGAAAACCATGAGCTCATGGGGGTGAAAGGATAGAAGGAGGTGAGGACAATACCTGGGTCTCCCATTTAGGGACAGGGGACAGTGGGGCTATTTCTGTGATGGTGAGCTGGGAAGAGAAGCAGGTGTGGGGTGACATGCTGAGCCTGGATTGGGTCCTGCTGGTTCTAAGGGGCCTGGAGGTTGTCAAGAGGAGACACCCAGaagacagcagaggcaaagaaCCTAGGGCTGGACCTACAGATGGGAGATTTAGGGACTCCTCAATGATCCGCTCCATCTggtctgtctcagcttcctggtTCTGGAAGTCCCCTTCCCCTTGtcccattgaattttttttttttttaagacagagtctcattctgttgcccaggctggaatgcagtggggcgatctcagctcgctgcaatctccgccccgctgggttcaagcaattctcctgcctcagcaggagaccccatctctacaaaaaatacgatgATTAGTTGGGCGTGCTGgtgcactcacctgtagtcctagctgctccattggctgggatcacaggcatgtgccagcatgcccagctaatttagtatttttagtagagactgggtttctccatgttggtcaggctggtctcgaactcccaacctcaagtgatccacccacctcggcctcccataatgctgggattacaaagtgtaatcccagcctgtgcaacaagagtgaaactcagtctcaaaaaaaaaaaaaaaaaaaaaaagaacctggacTGTTTCTCTCTTTCACCTTCTCCCTGGAATTAGTGAATCAGCTCCCACAGCTGAAATCATAAATCATATCTTCATCTGGATGACGCAGGCACCTCTGTCTCCAACCCAGCCCCACGTGTCAAATTCCTTCTGGGTGTCTCCGGAGAGTGAGCTGTCTCTTGGCTTCCTCACCTCTCGCCTCCCACGTGCCTCACATCACTCCATGATCAATCTGGTacctattgagcacctactgtgtacctgGCACAGTTTTGGGCTCTGAAGACCCAATAGTGAACAAAATAGAAGATTTCCATTTCCTTCCTGCCCTTATGGAGCTGATGGTCTACAGGGAGAGAAGGATGGTGGAACGAGTAACAAATGAtccttgggctgggcacggtggtttacacctgtaatcccagcactttgggaggctgaggcaggaggatcacttgagcccaggagttcaaaatcagcctgggcagcatagtgagaccccatccctacaaaaaatactatGATTAGTTGGGTGTGCTGGtgcgcccacctgtagtcccagctgctccattggctgaggcaagaggattgcttgagcccaagacgtccaggctgcagtgagctatggtcacaccactgcactccagcctgagcaacagagtgagactctgcctcaaaaataaaaaaaaaataataaaaaaaaggaggCCCTCACTTGAAGGAGGTCactgttctttgtttgtttgtttgtttttgatacggagtttcgctcttgttgcctaggctggagtgcaatggcaaatctcggcacactgcaacctctacctcccaggttcaagcgattctcctgcctcagcctcccaagtatctggattacaggcatgtgcgtgcctcagccccctgagtagctgggattacaggcgcctgccaccgcgcccggctaatttttgtatttttaatagagatggggtttcaccatgttggccaggctggtctcgaactcctgatctcaagtgatttgcccgcctcagcctcccaaagtgctgggattccaggcatgagccaccacatccagctgaagGAGGTCACTTTTGCACTGAGACTTGAAAGAAGTGAGAGAGCAAGCCATTGGGTCATATCCGGAAACAGCATTCTAGGCAGTAGGAACAGCCCATGagaaggccctgaggcaggatgGTGACTGGCTGGTTTCAAGGAACAGCGAAGGGTCTGTTTTAGTGGAGCGGAGTGAGCAAGGAGGACAGGTCCACACAGGGCGTTTGTAGCCACCAAGGAGTCTGGTTTTTATTCTAACTGGAACAGGAAGGATTTTCAGTCCAGGAGAGGCAAGGTGTGTGGATGGAGAGGGCTGAGAAGGGTGGAGGGGGAGGGtgcaggtgcggtggttcatggaGCCACCGTGGTGGCCTGGACAGGTGGTGGCTGTGGAGGTGGATAGGAAGGCGTGGATCCAAGGCGGTGGCATCACCAAACACCCACCAAACACGGGTGGCTGTGGGCCAGGCCTGTGCCGGCCACCTCTGTCCCCTGTCCCTCTGCAGGCCCACAGAGGACCATGAAGGTGCTTCTCCTCACAGGGCTGGGGGCCCTGTTCTTCGCCTATTATTGGGATGACAACTTTGACCCAGGTGAGCACCTGGGGTTGAGGGAGGGAGAAACCGGGCCAGCTGTCCTGTCCTCCACCCAGAGTGACCACCCCGGCTATGGCCAGCCAGCCTCCAGGGAGCGCGAGTGCTGCTGACAGGGGCCAATGCTGGTGTTGGTGAGGAGCTGGCCTATCACTACGCGCGTCTGGGCTCCCACCTGGTGCTCACTGCCCACACTGAGGCTCTCCTGCAGAAGGTGAGCCACCCCATGTCTAGATGAATGGTGGGGGTGCTCGTGGGGGGTGGGAAGagagcctgggtttgaatccctgcaATGATCCAGGCTTcccgtgtgaccttgggcaagtcgcctaacctctctgagcctctcagtttcctcatttgcaaaacgGGGACAATAAAACcactttctggccaggcacggtggctcacgcttgtagtcagcactttgggaggccgaggcaagtggatcacctgaggtcaggagttcaagaccagcctggccaacatggcgaaacctggtctctactaaaaagataaaaattaggccagggacggtggctcatgcctgtaatcctggcactttgggaggccaaggcggacggatcacttgaggtcaggagttcaaaaccagcctggccaacatggtgaaaccctgtctctactaaaaatacaataaataaataaataaataaataaatagccggcgtggtgtcaggcacctgtaatcccagctactggggaggctgaggcaggagaattgcggaacccgggaggtggagcttgcagtgagctgagatcgcgccaccgcactccagcctgggtgacagagcgatactccatctcaaaaaaaagaaaaaaaaaattagcagggcatggtggcgcgagcatgtagttccagctacatgggaggctgagtcaggagaatcacttgaaccccggaggcagaggttgcagtgagccgagatcgcactactgcactccagcctgggcaacaaagtgagactctgtctcaaacaaacaaacaaaaaaacccaccttcTCATGGGTTAGGATGTTGTGCCAATGCAGTGAGACGGTGACTAGAAGATGCAGTGTTTCTTAACAAATGAGAGTATTGAGTGTCCAGGCCTGTGCTGATAGCCAGGGTTCTTAAACTCGAAGGGAAGGATGGGCACTTCTTAGCAACAAGCAGCCCATTGCTACTTCAAGGAAGGGTATGGCTCTTGGGCACAAACCTTTCAATATTTCAAGAGAAGCTAGCAATCAGGAAATTGTAGGTGAAATATCCTGTTTTAGATGTTGGTGATTGACTAACCACCAAATTGGCCAGCATTCTGGCCCGCGGGCTTCCACTTTGCGCCCCTCAAGCAGTGGTAAATTTTTGGGAATGATGTTGAATGGGGCCCGAGGCTCAGAGTAGGGGAGGGGTTTTCAGGCGGGGGCCTCCCTATGGCCAGCAGGTGCGGTGGAGGGGGAAGCGCTGCTGTAGAGGAGAGGCCCACGGGCAGCTCTGGCCCCCCCCAGGTGGTAGGGAACTGCCGGAAGCTGGGCGCCCCCAAGGTCTTCTACATCGCGGCGGacatggcctcccctgaggcgcCCGAGAGCGTGGTGCAGTTTGCGCTGGACAAGCTGGGTGAGGGGCTGGGCCTGAAGCCTGGAGTCCGGGACCGTGGCCTAGGCCTTAGGGACAGGACCAGAATTGGGCTGTGGGTGTGGCTACAGTAATAGGTGTCTCAGGGCGGAGACGTATGGGGACTGCGGGCGTGGTCGGGGTGGTGTCTCATTGCGTCTGGGGGAAGAGCTCTGAACGGGGCCTCGTTGAATGGGAACCAAACCTTGCTAGATCCAGGGAGTAAGGCCAAGGCTGGGTGTCTTTGATCGTAGTGGGAGTTACCTGGGGCGGAGCTCACTGGACCAGCGCTCTGGGTGGAGCTAAGCTCGGGGGCGGGGTTTGATCGTTTCCTTGGGGAGGGGCCTCCGGGGCTGACTGGCGTTTCTGGGCCAGGCGGGCTGGACTACCTCGTGCTGAACCACATCGGCGGCGCCCCGGCCGGCACGCGAGTCCGCAGCCCCCAGGCAACTCGCTGGCTCATGCAGGTGCTCCGCTCCTCCGCGGCCCCGGCCCGCCCCTCTATCTCAGGGACCGGTGGTCCGTTCCCTTCGCGGTCCGGGTTCTGCCTTCTCCAGGAAGGGCTCTCCACCCGTCCCGGCCCAGCCACGCCCCTCCTAGCCCAAGCCCCTGCTCCGGCCTTGACCCCGCCCTCGGGCCCGCCTTCCGGGTTTCTGGCCCCGCCTCTGACCCGGCCCTGGCCCCGCCCTCTGGGTTCCTGGCCCCGCCCTGCCCCTGGGCTCCGCCTCTGCCGGTGACTCGCGAGTGCCGCCTGCAGGTAAACTTTGTGAGCTACGTGCAACTGACGTCGCGGGCGCTGCCCAGCCTGACAGACAGCAAGGGCTCCCTGGTGGTGGTGTCCTCGCTGCTCGGTGCGTGCACCCGGCCCCGGCTCTGCGGGACGGGGAGTGGGGAGCTCGATGCGGGTGAGCCTGGAGGGTCTGGGCAGGCTTCCCGGACGAGGAGGAGCCACTCAGCCGCTGCCGTCCGCGCCCCCAGGCCGCGTGCCCACGTCGTTCTCCACTCCGTACTCGGCGGCCAAGTTTGCGCTGGACGGCTTCTTCGGCTCCCTGCGGCGGGAGCTGGACGTGCAGGACGTGAACGTGGCCATCACCATGTGCGTCCTGGGCCTCCGAGATCGCGCCTCCGCCGCCGAGGCAGTCAGGTGAGGCCCGGAGaagctgggggctgggctgggggccaTGGCCCAGCCCCAGCCGCAGTCCCCACCGTGCCCTCCTGTCCCCAGGGGAGTCACGAGGGTCAAGGCGGCCCCGGGGCCCAAGGCAGCCCTGGCCGTGATCCGCGGCGGCGCCACGCGCGCGGCCGGCGTCTTCTACCCGTGGCGTTTCCGCCTGCTGTGCTTGCTCCGGCGCTGGCTGCCGCGCCCGCGGGCCTGGTTTATCCGCCAGGAGCTCAACGTCACGGCCGCGGCTGCAGCCTGAGCACCGGGGGGTGCCCCTCCAGTCCCAGACGGCAATGTTCCTCCCTCCAACTGTCCCTGGAGCCAGAACACTCACAGAGACACCCCTGAGAGGGTGGCCACAGCCCAAAATgaagtcatcaagacagaaaagcAAAACCGAGAAAAACGACGGGCACCTGGAACCAGTCACGGCTTGGGAGGTGCAGGTGCCCCGTGTTAGGCGCCTTTGTCGGGGACTTGCAAGGCCTCACCTGTTTGGCCATGATTGATGACGTGACtgcttccattttgcagatgaggaaactaaggctcagagaggccacGCCACCCTTGAGCCACCCATGGACCCCTCTCCATCTCCTGCCTGCGCCTCTAAGTCTCTGATTTattctttccattcattccatctGGGAGGAACCCCCCCAACTCCTGCCAGCTTCCCCTAGCTGGGGTCTCTGGTACTCTTCACACCTGCAGGGGCGTCTACACTGTTCGTCTACCTGGTGGCAGGGTCTGagcgggaggaggagggaaagagtgTGTTCTGAGCTGGACCCAGCCTCTTGTTCAAGAATAAAACCTCTTCTTCTCTTGCATATCTGTTGTTCAGATTCCTTGGTAATTCCAATTTGCTAGCAGCCACCGGACAGCGGGAGGGGGTGTGTGTATCAGGGGCCTTGACTCTCAATCCCATTTCACAGGTGGGGAAATGGAGGCTGagagggccaggagcagtggctcacgcctataatcctagcactttgagaggtcaaggtgggcagatcacttgaggccaggagtttgagaccagcctggccaacatggtgaaaccctgtctttatttatttatttattagacggagtctcactctatcgcccaggctggagtgcagtggtgcgatctaggctcactgcaacctctgcctccggggttcaagcgattcttgtgcctcagcctcccaaatagttcagattacaggtgtgggtcacaacgcctgatttttgtatttttagtagagacggggttttaccatgtcggccaggctggtctcgaactcctagccttagGTGATCCccctgtctcggcctctcaaagtgctgggattacaggtgtcagccactgcacccggccacaaacaaatattttaattaaaaaattagtcaggcgtggtggcatgtgcctgtggtcccagctaaggaggctaaggcaggaggatcacttgagccctggaagtcAAGGCTTCAATAAGCTATGATTACagcagtgcactctagcctgggcgacagagcaagaccctgtctggaaaaaacaTGAAAGCGCTAACCCTAATTAGAGCAGCCCTAAATTGAGACTCTCTTCTTGTATATTAGTAGcattaaaggagaaaaactggaaacttgtGTGTTTCTGCCACCCGATTCAGTTATTTAGCGTCCCGTCCCTACACCACCTAAATTACATCAGATGTCCCCAAGGGGCACTATTACACATTGCTGTATTCAGACCTAGTCTAGAGCTTGACCAATTGATAACAAAACcaatacctttttttaaaaatggagtttcgctctgtcgcccaggctggagtgcagtggtgcgatctcggctcactgcaacctctgcctcttgggctcaagcaattctcctgcctcagcctcctgcgtagctgggattacaggtgcccaccaccacgcctggctatttatttatttatttatttatttatttatttatttattgagacggagtcttgctctgtcgcccaggctggagtgcagtggcacgatctcggctcactgcaagctctgcctcctgggttcacgccattctcctgcctcggcctccggagtagctgggactacaggtgcccaccaccacgcctggctaattttttgtatttttagtagagacggggtttcacggtattaggctggtctcgagctcctgacctcgtgatccacatgcctcgacctcccaaagtgctgagattacaggcgtgagccaccgcgcccggcctaatggGCGTTTTAACAGTTCATACAGTTTGGTATTATTATTCCCGCTCTACAAGTGAAGAAATTCTGAGAGGTGATGTCGTCGATGCAGGGTCGGCCCGAAATAGGCGGAGTTGGGATTCGAACTGATTTCACAGGCAGAGCGAGGAGAGCAGCCATAGCCACCCCCACTGGTTCCGACTCCAGCTCCCGGGCTCGCAGGAGTAAACGCGCATGCTCAGGGAGCTCGGTC from Pan paniscus chromosome 20, NHGRI_mPanPan1-v2.0_pri, whole genome shotgun sequence encodes the following:
- the HSD11B1L gene encoding hydroxysteroid 11-beta-dehydrogenase 1-like protein isoform X1; its protein translation is MKVLLLTGLGALFFAYYWDDNFDPASLQGARVLLTGANAGVGEELAYHYARLGSHLVLTAHTEALLQKVVGNCRKLGAPKVFYIAADMASPEAPESVVQFALDKLGGLDYLVLNHIGGAPAGTRVRSPQATRWLMQVNFVSYVQLTSRALPSLTDSKGSLVVVSSLLGRVPTSFSTPYSAAKFALDGFFGSLRRELDVQDVNVAITMCVLGLRDRASAAEAVRGVTRVKAAPGPKAALAVIRGGATRAAGVFYPWRFRLLCLLRRWLPRPRAWFIRQELNVTAAAAA
- the HSD11B1L gene encoding hydroxysteroid 11-beta-dehydrogenase 1-like protein isoform X4, which codes for MKVLLLTGLGALFFAYYWDDNFDPGGLDYLVLNHIGGAPAGTRVRSPQATRWLMQVNFVSYVQLTSRALPSLTDSKGSLVVVSSLLGRVPTSFSTPYSAAKFALDGFFGSLRRELDVQDVNVAITMCVLGLRDRASAAEAVRGVTRVKAAPGPKAALAVIRGGATRAAGVFYPWRFRLLCLLRRWLPRPRAWFIRQELNVTAAAAA
- the HSD11B1L gene encoding hydroxysteroid 11-beta-dehydrogenase 1-like protein isoform X3; translation: MTTLTQVVGNCRKLGAPKVFYIAADMASPEAPESVVQFALDKLGGLDYLVLNHIGGAPAGTRVRSPQATRWLMQVNFVSYVQLTSRALPSLTDSKGSLVVVSSLLGRVPTSFSTPYSAAKFALDGFFGSLRRELDVQDVNVAITMCVLGLRDRASAAEAVRGVTRVKAAPGPKAALAVIRGGATRAAGVFYPWRFRLLCLLRRWLPRPRAWFIRQELNVTAAAAA
- the HSD11B1L gene encoding hydroxysteroid 11-beta-dehydrogenase 1-like protein isoform X2, which produces MLVLVRSWPITTRVWAPTWCSLPTLRLSCRSRCGGGGSAAVEERPTGSSGPPQVVGNCRKLGAPKVFYIAADMASPEAPESVVQFALDKLGGLDYLVLNHIGGAPAGTRVRSPQATRWLMQVNFVSYVQLTSRALPSLTDSKGSLVVVSSLLGRVPTSFSTPYSAAKFALDGFFGSLRRELDVQDVNVAITMCVLGLRDRASAAEAVRGVTRVKAAPGPKAALAVIRGGATRAAGVFYPWRFRLLCLLRRWLPRPRAWFIRQELNVTAAAAA
- the HSD11B1L gene encoding hydroxysteroid 11-beta-dehydrogenase 1-like protein isoform X5, whose translation is MQVNFVSYVQLTSRALPSLTDSKGSLVVVSSLLGRVPTSFSTPYSAAKFALDGFFGSLRRELDVQDVNVAITMCVLGLRDRASAAEAVRGVTRVKAAPGPKAALAVIRGGATRAAGVFYPWRFRLLCLLRRWLPRPRAWFIRQELNVTAAAAA